One window of the Prinia subflava isolate CZ2003 ecotype Zambia chromosome 1, Cam_Psub_1.2, whole genome shotgun sequence genome contains the following:
- the RPL7 gene encoding large ribosomal subunit protein uL30 — MADKEAKKVPSVPESLLKKRQAYAVMKAKRQKKILAIKKYRKAQRKLIYARAQAYHKEYRHMYRQEIRMARMARKAGNYYVPAEPKLAFVIRIRGTNGVSPKVRKVLQLLRLRQIFNGTFVKLNKASINMLRIVEPYIAWGYPNLKSVHELIYKRGYGKINKQRIALTDNRLIQKRLGKLGIICMEDVIHEIYTVGKNFKVVNNFLWPFKLSSPRGGMKKKTIHFVEGGDAGNREDQINRLIRRMN; from the exons ATGGCGGACAAGGA aGCAAAGAAGGTGCCCTCTGTGCCCGAGAGCCTGCTGAAGAAGCGGCAGGCCTATGCGGTCATGAAAGCCAAACGTCAGAAGAAGATTCTGGCTATAAAAAAG TACCGCAAGGCACAAAGGAAGCTCATCTATGCGAGAGCCCAGGCGTACCACAAGGAGTACAGGCACATGTACAGGCAGGAGATCCGCATGGCCAGGATGGCCCGGAAAGCTGGCAACTACTACgtcccagcagagcccaaaCTGGCCTTTGTGATCAGGATAAGAGG taCCAATGGTGTCAGCCCCAAGGTTCGCAAGGTTCTGCAGCTTCTTCGCCTGCGGCAGATTTTTAACGGCACCTTTGTAAAGCTCAACAAAGCCTCCATCAACATGCTGCGGATTGTTGAACCCTACATTGCCTGGGG TTACCCCAACCTAAAGTCTGTGCATGAGCTGATCTACAAGCGAGGTTACGGCAAGATCAACAAGCAGCGCATTGCCCTGACGGACAACCGCCTGATCCAGAAACGCCTGG GAAAGCTTGGCATCATCTGCATGGAAGATGTGATCCATGAAATTTATACTGTTGGCAAGAACTTCAAAGTTGTGAACAACTTCCTTTGGCCCTTCAAGTTGTCCTCTCCTCGGGGTGGAATGAAGAAGAAAACGATCCACTTTGTGGAAGGTGGGGATGCTGGTAACAGAGAAGACCAGATCAACAGGCTCATAAGGAGAATGAACTAA